GAAGGCCAGGCGCACTACTGGCTCGGCACTGACGGCGCCGGACGCGACCTGCTCAGCGCGATCTTCTACGGCATCCGCATCAGCGTGGGCGTGGGCGTGATCAGCGCGGTGGTGGCGCTGATGGTGGGCAGCGCGGTGGGGCTGTCCGCGGCCTACTTCGGCGGCGTGGCCGATGCCGCCATCATGCGCGTGGTCGACCTGCAGCTGAGCCTGCCGGCGGTGCTGGTGGCGCTGATCCTGCTGGCGGTGCTGGGGCAGGGCGTGGACAAGACCCTGCTGGCGCTGGTGATCGTGCAGTGGGCTTACTTTGCCCGCACCGTGCGCGGCGCCGCGCAGGTGGAGCGGCGCAAGGAGTATGTCGAGGCCGCGCTCGGTCAGGGGCTGCCGGCGATGCGCGTGATGTTCCGCCATATCCTGCCCAACTGCATGGCGCCGCTGGTGGTGACCGGCACGCTGCAGATCGCGCATGCGATCACGCTCGAGGCCACCATGAGCTTCCTCGGCATCGGCCTGCCGCGCACGCAGCCGTCGCTGGGCATGCTGATCGCCAACGGCTTCGAATACATGCTGTCGAACAAGTACTGGATCAGCGTGTTCCCGGGCGTGGCCCTGGTGCTGCTGATCGGCTCGATCAATCTGGTGGGCGACCGCCTGCGCCGCGTGCTCAACCCGCGGCTGGAAGCGTAAGGAGCCCGGCATGGCACTACTGGAAGTTTCCGGCCTGAGCACCAGCTTTGCGTTCGCGCACGGGGCGGTGAAGGCGGTCGACGGCGTGTCGTTCACGCTGGAGCCGGGCGAGATCCTGGGCATCGTGGGCGAGTCCGGCTCGGGCAAGTCGGTCACGGCGTTCTCGCTGATGAACCTGCTGGACCCGCCCGGGCGCGTCACCGGCGGTTCGGTGCGCTTCAAGGGACAGGAGCTGCTGGCGTGCTCGCCGCGCCAGTGGCAGGCGCTGCGCGGCGACCGTATCGCGATGGTGTTCCAGGACCCGATGATGTCGCTGAACCCCGTGATGCGCGTGGGCGACCAGCTCGCCGAGACGGTGCTGGTGCATTACCGCCGCACCCGCGCGCAGGCCCATGCGCAGGCGGTCGATGCGCTGGCGCGGGTCGGCATCCCGGCGCCGCGGGAGCGCATGCGCGCCTATCCGCACGAGCTGTCCGGCGGCATGCGCCAGCGCGTGGCGATCGCCAACGCGCTGATCAACCGGCCCGACCTGATCATCGCCGACGAGCCCACCACCGCGCTAGACGTCACCATCCAGGCGCAGATCCTCTACGAGATGAAGCAACTGGTGCGCGAGACCGGCGCCGCCGCGATCTGGATCAGCCATGACCTTGCCGTGGTCAAGGACCTGGTCGACCGCGTCTGCGTCATGTACGCGGGCCGGGTGGTGGAGCAGGGGCCCGTCGCCGAACTGATCAGCCGGCCGCTGCATCCGTACACGCGCGGCCTGCTCGATTCGCTGCCGACGCCCGCGATGCGCGGCGCCACCCTGCGCGCGATTCCGGGCGCAGCGCCGGCACTGGCGGCGCTGCCGCCGGGCTGCGCCTTTGCGCCACGGTGCCCGCGCGCGCGTCCCGCGTGCGCCCAGATCCCTGTCGAAACCACTGTGCGCGGCCGCACGCTGCGCTGCTTTTATCCCCTGGAGGCGGCATGACGGTCATGCTCGAAGCGCACAACCTGCAGAAACGCTTTCTGCTCAAGCCCGGCCTGCTCGCGCGCATGGCCGGCAAGCCGGCGCAGGCGGTGCATGCGGTCAACGATGTCTCGCTGCAGGTGCGCCAGGGCGAGGTGCTGGGCGTGGTGGGCGAGTCCGGCTGCGGCAAGTCCACGCTGGGCCGCATGCTGGCCGGCCTGCTGCCGCAGACAGGTGGCGATATCGCGTGGGAGGGCAAGCGTGCCGACATCGCTTCGGCCGCCTATCACCGCGCGGTGCAGATGGTGTTCCAGAACCCCTATGCGTCGCTGAACCCGCGCCTGCGCATCGGCCAGGCCATCACCGAAGGCGCGGTCTACCACGGCCTGATCCAGCGCTCGCGCGCCGCCGCGGCCGCCGGCGAGCTGCTGCAGCAGGTGGGGCTAGATCGCGGCTATGCCGGGCGCTATCCGCACGAGTTCTCCGGCGGCCAGCGCCAGCGCGTGGCAATCGCGCGCGCGCTGGCGCTGCGACCGCGCCTGCTGATCTGCGACGAGGCGGTGTCCGCGCTCGATGTCTCGGTGCAGGCGCAGATCATCAACCTGTTCATGCAGCTGCGGCGCGAGCACGCGCTGACCTATGTCTTCATCAGCCACAACCTGGCGGTGGTGGAGCATATGTCGGACCGCGTGGTGATCATGTACCTGGGCCGCATCGTCGAAAGCGGCCCCGCGCGCGAGGTGTTCGCCGCGCCCAACCATCCCTATACCCGCGCGTTGCTGGCCGACGCGCCGCGCCTGGGCGCCAGTCCTCCCGCGCACCAGCCCATTCGCGGCGAACTGCCCAGCCCGCTCGCGCCGCCCAGCGGCTGTGCCTTCCATCCGCGCTGCCCGCACGCGAGCGCGCGCTGCACGGCGCAGGTGCCGCTGCTGCGCGATATCGGCGGACGGCTGTCCGCCTGCCATCTGAATGACTAGATAGCCGCCGGCCGGCGCGGCCTGCTCACCTCCCGATCGAACGGTGCCATCCCGCCTGCGCGGGATGGGCGGGAGCGTGCGCGCTGCGCAGGCAGGCCACGCGGCAGTTGGACCACAGAGGGGGGACTTTTTTTGCATGACAGACCACGACAGGGGAGCAGCAGCATGAACGGTATCCACACCCGGCGCGCACTCGGACGCGCCTGCCTCGGCGGCGCGCTGGCGCTGGCATCGGCCGCGGCCGACGCCACGGTGACGCTGTACGGCCGCATCGACACCGACATCGAATACCAGAAGGGGCCCGACGGCGGGGCGACGCAGATGACGGACAACGCTTCGCGCTGGGGCCTGCGCGGCAGCGAGGAGCTGGGCGGCGGCCTGCGTGCGGCATTCGGCCTGGAGCAGGGCTTCGGCGCTGACAACGGCGTGGCTACCACCCCGCAGTTCCGCAACGCCTTCGTCGGCCTGCAGGGCGGCTTCGGCGCGATCGCGCTGGGGCGGCTGGATTCGGCGACAATCGTGGGTTCGCCGATCTATTCGCAAGTGACGCAGAACATCGACTTCGCCATCCACGATGCGGGCGCCACCGCGATCGGCACCAGGGTGCTGAATGCGCGCAACCGCGTGTCGAATGCGCTGGGGTATATGACGCCGAGCTTCGGCGGCTTCTCGCTGCGGGCGCGCATGAACCTGGGGGGGCCGGACCCGGCGACGCCCAACACCCGTTCGCCGGTGCAGGCAGAGGACGATTTCCGCCAGTTCGACCTGGGACTGAACTACTCCGCCGGCAAGTTCGCCGCGGGCCTGGGCTATTCGCGCGATGCCAAGAGCGGCGGCCTGGTGGCCAATGATTTCCGCGACAAGGTGCAGGCGGTGGCTTCGTACGATTTCACCGTGATCAACCTCTACGGCATCGTCGGGCGCGACCGCTACGCCGGCACCGCGACCACGCGCACCGACGTGCCGTACTGGCTGGTCGGCTTCTCGGTGCCGTACGGCGCCCATAAAGTTACCGTCAACTACATGCAGCGCGCGGTGCAGCGCGACCCGCAAGGCCGGCTCAGCAAGGTGCAGGCCAGCTATGGCTACAGCCTGAGCAAGCGCACCATGCCCTACGTCTTCTTTGACCGCGAGGATCCCAACTCGCACAAGTCCGGCGACACCGTGACCACGGTGGGCGTCGGCATCCAGCACAAATTCTGACCATGACGCTTCCGTATTCGCTGACTGAACCGGCCGGGGCGGCGCTGCCGCTGGTGGTGGACTCCCCGCACAGCGGCCTGCTGCACGCCGAGACCCTGCCGCTGGCGGCGCCGCCCGAAGCGCTGCTGTCGGGCTGGGACGCCTATGTCGACCAGCTCTTCGCGCATGCGCCGGGCGTGGGCGGGACCTTGCTGTGCGCGGACTTCCCGCGCTGGCTGGTCGACGTCAACCGCGCCCGCGACGATATCGATCCCGAGCTGATCGACGGCGCCATGCCTTATGCAGTGCACCCCAGCGACAAGTCCGGCCGCGGCATGGGCGTGCTGCGCCGGCTGGCGCTGCCGGGCGTGCCGGTCTATGCCGCGACGCTGTCGCCGCATATGGCGGAATACCTGCTCAAGACCTACTACGACCCGTACCACGCCGCGTTATCCGGCCTGCTGGCGCAGCACCATGCGCGCTGCGGCGCGGTGTGGCATCTCGACTGCCATTCGATGAAGTCGCGCGGCAATGCGATGAACATCGACAACGGCGCCCCGCGGCCGGATTTCGTCGTCAGCAACGGCGACGGCGCGACTTGCTCGGCGGCATTCATCGAACTTGTGGCGGAGTGCCTGGGCGGCTTCGGCTACAAGGTGGCCATCAACTGGCCATACAAGGGTGCGCAACTGATCCGGGCCTATGCCGATCCGGCGCAGCGGCGCCACAGCCTGCAGATCGAGATCAACCGGGCGCTGTACATGGACGAGGCCACGCTGGCGCAGCATGCGGGCTTTGCCGCGCTGCGCGGCCATCTCGACGAGCTGCTCGAGCACGTCGCGGCCTATATCCAGACCGAGCTGCGCCGCTGAGCGCGGGCGCGCTTACACCACCTTGCCCGGATTCATCAGCCCGAGCGGATCCAGCGCGCCCTTGATCGCCCGCATCATGGCGAGCTCGACCTCGCTCTTGTAGTGCCGGTTTTCCTCGCGCTTGAGCTGGCCCAGGCCATGCTCGGCCGAGATCGATCCGTTGTGCGAGCGCACGCTGTCATGCACGATGCGGTTGACCTGGTCCTGGTGCGCCAGGAACGCATCGTGGTCGGTGCCCTCCGGCGGCGCTACGTTGTAGTGCAGGTTGCCGTCGCCGAGATGGCCGAAGGTGACCATGCGCGCGCCGGGAAACGCATTCTGCAGCAGCGCGTCGGTGCACTCGATAAAGTCCGCGACGCGCGAGACCGGCACGGCAATATCGTGCTTGATGTTCTTGCCGTCTTCCACCTGCGCCAGCGGAATGTGCTCACGCAGGTTCCAGAAGTCGTGCGACTGCTGCACCGACTCGGCCACCACGGCGTCGGCGACCACGCCGGCGTCGAAGGCGGCCGACATCATCGCCTCGAAGATGCCGCGCGCATGGGCTTCGCTTTCGCTGTCGGATAGTTCCAGCAGCACCAGTTGCGGATGCATCTGCGCGAA
The window above is part of the Cupriavidus taiwanensis LMG 19424 genome. Proteins encoded here:
- a CDS encoding ABC transporter permease, translated to MSLPLSENDEAVPALHALAPAPAAAPPARPSLLRRFCANRVSAAALALLLALLLVAVLAHAISPQNPYDLATVSVIDSELPPGSTGYEGQAHYWLGTDGAGRDLLSAIFYGIRISVGVGVISAVVALMVGSAVGLSAAYFGGVADAAIMRVVDLQLSLPAVLVALILLAVLGQGVDKTLLALVIVQWAYFARTVRGAAQVERRKEYVEAALGQGLPAMRVMFRHILPNCMAPLVVTGTLQIAHAITLEATMSFLGIGLPRTQPSLGMLIANGFEYMLSNKYWISVFPGVALVLLIGSINLVGDRLRRVLNPRLEA
- a CDS encoding ABC transporter ATP-binding protein, with amino-acid sequence MALLEVSGLSTSFAFAHGAVKAVDGVSFTLEPGEILGIVGESGSGKSVTAFSLMNLLDPPGRVTGGSVRFKGQELLACSPRQWQALRGDRIAMVFQDPMMSLNPVMRVGDQLAETVLVHYRRTRAQAHAQAVDALARVGIPAPRERMRAYPHELSGGMRQRVAIANALINRPDLIIADEPTTALDVTIQAQILYEMKQLVRETGAAAIWISHDLAVVKDLVDRVCVMYAGRVVEQGPVAELISRPLHPYTRGLLDSLPTPAMRGATLRAIPGAAPALAALPPGCAFAPRCPRARPACAQIPVETTVRGRTLRCFYPLEAA
- a CDS encoding ABC transporter ATP-binding protein — its product is MTVMLEAHNLQKRFLLKPGLLARMAGKPAQAVHAVNDVSLQVRQGEVLGVVGESGCGKSTLGRMLAGLLPQTGGDIAWEGKRADIASAAYHRAVQMVFQNPYASLNPRLRIGQAITEGAVYHGLIQRSRAAAAAGELLQQVGLDRGYAGRYPHEFSGGQRQRVAIARALALRPRLLICDEAVSALDVSVQAQIINLFMQLRREHALTYVFISHNLAVVEHMSDRVVIMYLGRIVESGPAREVFAAPNHPYTRALLADAPRLGASPPAHQPIRGELPSPLAPPSGCAFHPRCPHASARCTAQVPLLRDIGGRLSACHLND
- a CDS encoding porin, with amino-acid sequence MNGIHTRRALGRACLGGALALASAAADATVTLYGRIDTDIEYQKGPDGGATQMTDNASRWGLRGSEELGGGLRAAFGLEQGFGADNGVATTPQFRNAFVGLQGGFGAIALGRLDSATIVGSPIYSQVTQNIDFAIHDAGATAIGTRVLNARNRVSNALGYMTPSFGGFSLRARMNLGGPDPATPNTRSPVQAEDDFRQFDLGLNYSAGKFAAGLGYSRDAKSGGLVANDFRDKVQAVASYDFTVINLYGIVGRDRYAGTATTRTDVPYWLVGFSVPYGAHKVTVNYMQRAVQRDPQGRLSKVQASYGYSLSKRTMPYVFFDREDPNSHKSGDTVTTVGVGIQHKF
- a CDS encoding N-formylglutamate amidohydrolase: MTLPYSLTEPAGAALPLVVDSPHSGLLHAETLPLAAPPEALLSGWDAYVDQLFAHAPGVGGTLLCADFPRWLVDVNRARDDIDPELIDGAMPYAVHPSDKSGRGMGVLRRLALPGVPVYAATLSPHMAEYLLKTYYDPYHAALSGLLAQHHARCGAVWHLDCHSMKSRGNAMNIDNGAPRPDFVVSNGDGATCSAAFIELVAECLGGFGYKVAINWPYKGAQLIRAYADPAQRRHSLQIEINRALYMDEATLAQHAGFAALRGHLDELLEHVAAYIQTELRR